DNA sequence from the Candidatus Kaistella beijingensis genome:
GAAAAATCCAGGAAAACAACAAAGCCATCACTGCAAAAATGGAAGCTGAAAAGAAAAGAAAAGAAGAAGAATTTGCTGCAAACCAACAAAAATTGGTTGACGAGTTGAAAGCGGGAATGCAGTCAACTCCTTCAGGATTGTATTATAAAATCACAAAAACTACCAATGGAGTTGCTCCAAAAGCAGGTGACCAAGTTTCGGTACATTATGCAGGAAAATTGGTGGACGGTTCTGAATTCGATTCTTCATTCAAAAGAAATCAGCCGATTGATATTCCTATCGGAATGGGACAAGTAATCAAAGGTTGGGATGAAGGAATTCTTTTATTGAAAGAAGGGGAAACCGCAACTTTGTTAATTCCATCCGAATTAGGTTATGGAGCGAGAGGAGCAGGAGGAGTAATTCCGCCAAATGCATGGCTGGTTTTCGATGTAGAGTTGGTGAAAGTGAAAAGCAACGCCGTGAAATAATCAACAATAAATAGTTAAAAAAGAGCAGAAAAAAACTGCTCTTTTTTTGTTTTAAGAAGAAACTCTTTCTCCACACTTTTTACAATAATTGGCATCATCATCAATGTCCGTATTGCTACATCTTGGACAAACCAATTCGTAAATCTGTCTCTTATTACGCATTTCCGCGGTAATAATTCCTGTAGGAACGGCAATGATAGAATAACCAGCCAACATTAAAACAATTGCGAAAAATTTTCCTAAAGGAGTTGTAGGAGAAACATCGCCATATCCAACAGTAGTTACCGTTACAACTGCCCAATAAATACTTTGCGGAATGCTCTCAAAACCTTCACGATGACCTTCAACCATAAACATCATCGAACCTACAATCACGGAAAAAATCATTAAAAACAAGAGGAAAATGTAGATTTTTCGGGAACTTTTTTTCATGGCGCTCACAATCAGATAACCATCGTTCATAAAATCCAAAAGATTTAGAATACGGAAAATCCTAAGCATTCTAAGCATCCTAATAATCAGGAAATACTTGGTAATCGGGAAAAACAAACTGAGATAGAATGGTAAAATTGCCAAAAAATCGATGATTCCGAAGAAACTAAAAATATAATCTTTCTTATTTCGAACTACAACGATTCTTAAAATATATTCTACTGTAAAAATAAGTGTAATGAAAATCTCTAAAACCACAAAAAAAAGGTGAAGTTTGGCGTCATAAATCTTAACACTCTCCATCATGACGATGAAGGTGCTCAATAAAATTAACACCAAAAGAGTCAGGTCGAAAAGCCTTCCCATTTTGGTATCGGACTTAAAGATAATGCGGAAAAGCTGTCTCTTCCACTTTGTTTTTTCCGGGAGATAGTTGTGTTCTTTTTCGTTTACGTGTTCCATAATAAATAGAATTGTAGGAAATAAATTCTTATTTTCGCTACAAACTTAAAGAAAATGACGGTAAAAGAAGCAGTTTCCGAAATTGAAAAAAAAATTCCCGCAAAACAGGCGGAAAGTTTTGATAATGTTGGACTTCTATGTGGAAATCCTGACAGAGAAATCACCGGAATTCTTGTTTGTCATGACGCCTTGGAAAATGTGGTGGAAGAAGCTGTTTCAAAGAACTGCAATTTAATCGTCACTTTTCACCCTATTATTTTCTCTGGATTAAAGTCTTTGACCGGTAAAAATTATGTTGAAAAAGCAGTTTTGAAAGCCATTGAAAATAAAATTGCCATTTATGCTATTCATACCGCTTTCGATAACGACTATTTCGGGGTGAATTTTGGAATTTGCGAAAAATTAGGTTTAAGAAATCAAAAAATTTTAATGCCGAAATCTGAAAACCTCAAAAAGCTCGAAGTTTATGTTCCAAATGATTATTCCGAAAAAGTAAAAAACGCTTTGTTTGAGGCAGGTGCGGGAAATATCGGTTTTTATGACGAATGCAGTTTTTCAATCTCAGGAACTGGAACTTTCCGACCCATGGAAGGATCGAAACCTTTTTCAGGAGAATTAAATGTTCGTGAAAATGTATATGAAGAAATGATTTCCGTGATTTTCGAGAATTTTAAACAACAACAAATTATCGCGGCAATGAAATCGGCGCATCCTTACGAAGAAGTCGCTTATCAAATAATCAAATTAGAAAATGAAAATCAGTTTTTAGGTTTGGGAAGATTCGGCGATTTTGAAAATGAAATGTCCGAAGAAGAATTTTTAAATTTCGTTAAAGAGAAATTTAATCTAAAAGTCATTCGTCATACAAGGTTTAATTCTAAGAAAATCAAGAGAGTAGGCGTTCTTGGCGGCAGTGGAGCAAGCGGAATCGGCGCAGCAATTTCCCGAAAATGTGACGCTTATTTAACAGGCGACATGAAATACCACGATTTTTTTCAAAATGAAGGTAAAATGATGATTTGCGACATCGGACATTTCGAGTCGGAACAATTTGTAACCCAACAATTAGTTGAGATTTTGTCGGAAATTTTTCCTAAATTTGCAGTCTCAAAATCTGTTGAGAAAACCAATCCTGTAAATTATTTTTTATAAAATATGGCTAAAAAAACTGTAGAAATCTCTGTTGAAGATAAGTTAAGAGCTCTTTATGACCTGCAAATCATCGATTCAAGATTAGACGAAATCCGCAACACGAGAGGCGAGTTGCCAATCGAGGTAGAAGATTTGGAAATCGAAATCGAAGGTCTGGAAAAGAGAGCTGAAAAATTTCAAAACGAAATCAAGGAGCAAAACGATGAAATTAAAACTAAAAATGAAGTCATCAATCACGCTAAATCTTTGATTGACAAATACAAAGCTCAACAGGACAACGTAAGAAATAACAAAGAATTCGAAGCACTCGGAAAAGAAATCGAGTTCCAGGAACTTGAAATTCAGTTGGCTGAGAAAAGAATCAAAGAATTTGGCGCCAAGATTTCACACAAGAACGAAACACTTGATGAATTGACCAATAAAATTGACGAGCTTAAAAGCCATTTGAAATTCAAAAAAGAGGAGCTTGAAAGCTTGGTGGCAGAAACTCAAAAAGAGGAGGAATTCTTACTTGAAAAGTCAAAGGAATTCGCTAAAAATATAGACGAAAGACTGTTGGCTTCTTACCAAAGAATCCGCTCAAGTTCACCGACCGGACTTGCTGTTGTAGGCCTTGAAAGAGGTGCACCAAAAGGTTCTTTCTTTACCATTCCGCCACAAAAACAAATGGAAATCGCGCAGAGAAAGAAAATCATCATCGACGAACATTCAGGAAAAATCCTCATCGACGACGATATGGTAAACGAAGAGAACGAAAAAATGAAAGAAATTATCAAGTTTTAATTCTTTCTGAAACAAAAAAAAACGGTTTGAAAAATTTTCAAACCGTTCTTTATTTAGCTTATTTCAACCTTCTCCAAACATTCTCTCAATCGCTTCATGGATTCTTTTAATTCCTCCTCAGAAGCGGCATAAGAAAAACGAATACATTCCGGATTACCAAAAGAAACGCCACCAACTGTTCCAACATGTGCACTGTCTAAAAGAAACATGGCGAAATCATCCGCATCTTTAATGTAGATTCCATTCAAAGTTTTTCCGCAGTAATAAGAAATATCGGGGAAAAAATAAAATGCAGCTTTCGGATAATTTACCTTAAAGTTGGGAACTTCTTTCAGCAAATCATACACAATATCTCTTCTTTTTCTAAATTCGTCAATCATGTATTGATATTCGGATGGCGAAGATTTTAATGCGGTAATCGAAGCTTTTTGCGCCATCGTATTGGCTCCGCTCGTCATTTGTCCCTGAATTTTTTCACACGCTTTTGCCAACCAGGTCGGACAAGCCGAATAACCGATTCTCCATCCCGTCATTGCAAACGCTTTCGACATTCCGTTGATTACTGCCGTTTGTTCATAAACTTGTGGGAATTCTGCAATGGAAGTGTGTGTTCCATCGTAATTAATCCGTTCGTAAATTTCATCAGAAATAATGGTGATTTGCGGATGTTTTGCAATCACATTGGCAATTTTTTCCAATTCTTCATAGGTGTAAAAACTTCCGGAAGGATTACAGGGTGAACTATAAAGAAGTGCTTTCGTTTTCGGCGTAATTGCGTTTTCAAGCTGTTCAGCAGTCATTTTAAAATCAGTGTCAATCGACGTTTCAATGAAGACCGATTTTCCACCCATCATTTTCACCATTTCATCATAACTCACCCAATATGGAGCGGGAAGAATCACTTCGTCGCCATCATTAATAATGGAAGCAAGAACGTTTAAAATCGATTGTTTTGCGCCGTTTGAAACACAAATTTGGTTGGGAATATATTCCAAATTGTTATCTCTCTTCAATTTCTCGCAAACTGCTTCACGCAAATCCAGAAATCCCGGAACAGGAGAGTAGTGGCTGAAATTATTGTTGATCGCATCAAAAGCCGCTTCTTTTATATTTTTCGGAACGTCGAAATCGGGTTCACCAAGTGTTAAACTTATTACATCGATTCCTTTGGCTTTCATTTCGCGCACTTTGTTGCTCATGACGAAAGTTTGCGAAAAACTCATCCTGTTCAGACGTTCTGAAAATTTTTCCATAATAATTTTTACTTTTTTCAAAGATAAAAGTTTAGTTTGAGTCTGCAAAAACTAGTTTTGTGGTTTGGTTTCTTTAATTTTGTATCAAATCATTTTTAAAAATGTCCGTAGAATTAATACTAAAATATTTTCCTAATCTCACCGAAGAACAAAAATCCCAATTCGAAAAACTCGAAGAATTGTATAAAGACTGGAACGAAAAAATCAATGTCATTTCCCGAAAAGATATGGATTCGCTGTATGAAAAACACATTCTTCATTCGTTGGGAATTGCAAAGGTGATGGAGTTTTCTCCCCGCACAAAAGTTCTAGACATTGGAACAGGTGGCGGTTTTCCCGGAATTCCACTTGCGATTTTATTCCCTGAAGTTCAGTTTACTTTGATTGATTCTATCGGCAAAAAAATCACCGTCGTAAAAGAAGTTTCCGAAGGAATTGGTTTGAAAAATGTAACTGCCATTCACGGAAGAGCAGAACAGCTAAAAGAAAAATTTCATTTCGTGGTAAGTCGAGCGGTGACACAAATGCCTGTTTTTCTCCGATGGTTAAAGGGAAAATTCGAAAAAGAACAGTTCAACCCAAAACATAACGGAGTTCTGTATTTGAAAGGCGGCGATTTAGGCGATGAACTCGCTGGATTAAAGGTTGAAATCACCGAGTTGAAGAAATTTTTTGAAGGCGAATTTTTCGAGACCAAAAAAGTAGTATATTTATCTAAAGGAAATTTCAAATCGTAAATTATAATAAGAGGCTTCTTTTATCCGTTTTATTAAAAAAAATTGACGCTATGAAGAAATTAATTTTACTTGCTCCTTTAGTTGCAGCGCTTTTTTTAACCAGCTGTAAGGACGACCGTTTTGAGGGTGACGAAATAACGAGTATTGATCCGGTAAAAATTGACAGCGTAAATATTCCGAAAGATTCTATGGCAGTTTTGTCGGTAATGCCAATCAAGACGTATTCAAATTTTACGTCTAAATGTGAAGGTTTTTACGGATACGATTACGTCCATACCAACGAGTTTATCAGAAACGTGACTTCCTACAAATTCAAAACCACCGCACAGTGCGGAGATCAGGTTACCCGATCTTCTCAGATTAATTTTCAGCCTCAGAAAGTGGGAAATTACAGCTTTAAATTTTGGAACGGAAAAAATGCAGCTGGAGAAAATGTGTGGATTCAGAAAAGCATAAAAGTCTATTAGAAATAAAATTTTAAATTTCAATCTAAAACATCAAGAAGTATAAATTTCTTGGTGTTTTTCTATTTAAAATCCTTATTTTTCATTTTTGAAAAGCCATGAAATTTCTCAACCAAATCATTTCCGAACTTTTGAATCAGAACAAAGATCTGTCTGAATACAATCTTGTGCTGCCGGGCAAAAGACCGGTTGTTTTCATCAAACAGATTTTAAAAGAAAAACAATATTCCGGCTTTCTTCCGAACTTTTTTACCATAGAAGATTTGATTAAAGAAATCTCTGAAAAACAATCTGTTCAAGGAATTTCATTATGGCTTTTTGCTTTTGAGATTTATCGTGAAATTCAGCCCAATGAAGATTTTTCTAACTTTTTAAAATGGTTCCCGACCTTGTTAAAAGATTGGGACGATATGTTGAAGTTTTCGCAAAGCGACAAAGCCGTTTTGGAATATATGTTCGATGAAGAACGCATCAAAAATTGGTCAGAAAATTTAGGCGAATCCGAAGAAACTCCACGAAAGAAGTTTCTGAATTTTTGGCAGAAAATGAATCTCTTTTTACCGGTTTTGAAGCAGAGACTCAATGAAAAAAATTGGGCAACTTCGGGAATGACCCATGAATTTGCACGAAATAAAATTGAAGATTTTGCTCAAAAAACCAACCAAAAATTTGTGTTTTGCGGTTTCAACGCATTTACTCCCGTTGAAGAAAAATTGGTAAGAAACCTTTTGCAATGGGACAAAGCCCAATGTTTTTTTCAAGCCGACGAATATTATATCAATGATGAAAAACAGGAAGCTGGAAAATTTTTGCGACAAATAAAAACTTGGAAGGAATTCAACGGGAGCAGAAATTTTCAATGGCTCGAAAATGATTTTTCAAAACAGAAGAATATCAAGGTTTACGAAGTTTCGGGAAACATCACCCAAACCAAAGTTCTACCTGAAATTTTTAAAGAAATCAGTGATGAAAACCTTTCAAACACTGCTGTTATTTTATTGGATGAAAATCTCCTTCCCGCAAGTTTGGATGCGATGAATTCGGTGAAACATCTGAATATCACGATGGGATTTCCCCTGAAAAATTTAGGTTTTAGTAACGCCATAAAACAACTTTTCTATCTTCAAAAACAGTTGGAGAAAAAGGATTCTTCGTATTACTACAACGACGTTTTATTAGTTTTAGAAGAACTTCCGAATGATGAAATTGATTTGGAAATCATCTCAAATTTCAAGTCAAAAATTGAGGAAAGAAATATTGTTTACATTTCGAAAAAGCAGTTTACCGAATTTCTATCTAACCTTTCTTATTTCAAACTTTTTGAAAAACCAAAGTCGGTTATTGAGTTTTTAGATTTATTGATTGCTTTTTGTTATCAGTTGAAATTCAGAAATTTGGATGATATTTTATATGAGAATATTTCCCATTTCGAGAAAAGTTTTAAAATCATTAAAAATCACATTCTTCCCTATACATTTGATATTAAAATGGAAACTTTGGAAGTCTTAATCAATCAATTGGTGAATTCGGAAACCATTGATTTTGAGGGAGAACCGCTTCAAGGTTTGCAAGTGATGGGACTTTTGGAAACTCGACTTTTAAACTTTGAAAACATCATTTTGCTTTCCGCAAACGAAGGGAAACTTCCGCTCGGAAATTCGCAAAATACCTACATTCCGTTTGATGTTCGACAACATTTTGGGTTGCATACTTTTTTAGAAAACGACAGCATTTATGCGTATCATTTTTATCGATTGATTCAGGATTCCAAGAATGTGCATCTGCTTTTCAACGCGTTGAGTTCGGGGGTGAATACAGGTGAACAAAGCCGTTTCATCACGCAACTAGAAATCGAGGATTCATATCATCAAATTGAAAAAGTGGTGATCGAAAATTCTTCAGACCCAATTCAGCAAGAGTTGATGCGGATTGAAAAAACGCCAAAAGTGTTGGAAAAATTAAACGATTGGAAAAGTAGAATTTCAGCGTCCCACCTTACTTCCTACATTTATAATCCTATTGATTTTTATTTAACTAAAATTTTAGGAACAAAAGAAACTTCTGAAATTGAGGAAGAACTTTCCCAAAGAAGTTATGGTAATTTGGTGCATTATGCATTACAGGAAATATATCAAAAATTTATTGGTAAAAAATTAACAATTAATGATTTACAATTTTCAGATGAAGCGATAAATGAAGTTATTAATAACGCTATTTTGAAGCTCAATCATCAAATTGAGTTTTATGAAAAAGGAATGAATTTCATCCACAAATCAATCGCAGAAAGGGTAGTGCGCAATGTTTTGGAATATGACCGTAAACTTGTGGAAGATGGCAATACTTTGGAAATTTTGAGTGTGGAAGGAAATTTTGAAAACGTAGATTTTTACGTGGATGAAGAAAAAACCGACAAAGTTTCTTTTTACGGCTTCATCGACCGAATCGACCGACTGAACGGAACTTTGCGAATCATCGATTATAAAACAGCAAAAACAAAAAATCTGTCACTTTCTGCACCAAAAAAAGAGCAGGATTTTGATAAGTTTGCCCAACTATTTTTCCGTGACGATTACAAACAGGCAATGCAGCTTTGCGTTTATGCTTACTCGGTTTTAAATCAAAAAAAATATCCCGACCATTTTGTGGAATGTGGAATTTGGAGTTTTGCGGAAGTGAATAAGGGCGTTCAAAATCTACAAATTTTCGGACAAAGTGAAATATCTAATAACTTGCTTGAAAATCCGATGAACTCTATAAAAAACGTCATTGAAGAAATCCTGAACCCCGAAATTGATTTTGTGGAAAATGTGAAGCAGAGTCGGTGATTTCTTGTGGGCGTGTAGGTGCGTGGATGAGTTGATGTGAAAATAAAAAACCTTGAAGTTCAAATTCTTCAAGGTTTTGTTTTGTCGATTTCAGAATCCTTCAAGGATTGGATTTTTTATCCAAACGCGTTAATTCCGGTGATGTCTAAACCTGTGATTAGAAGGTGAATGTCGTGGGTTCCTTCATAAGTAATCACCGATTCGAGATTTGCAGCGTGACGCATCATCGGAAATTCACCCATAATTCCCATTCCGCCGAGAATTTGTCGGGATTCTCTTGCGATGTCGATGGCCATTTTCACGTTGTTTCTTTTCGCCATGGAAATATGTGCAGGAGTTGCTCTATGATCGTTTTTTAAGTTTCCGAGTTGTAAACAAAGCAGTTGTGCTTTTGTGATCTCGGTTAAAAATTCAGCCAATTTTTTCTGCTGTAATTGGAACGAGGCGATTGGTTTTCCGAACTGTTTTCTTTCTTTCGCGTATTGAACTGCAGTGCAATAACAATCAATTGCAGCACCAATTACGCCCCAAGAAATTCCGTAACGTGCAGAATTTAAACAAGATAAAGGTCCTTTCAATCCAACCACATTGGGTAATAAATTTTCTTTCGGAACTTTCACGTTATTGAAAACCAATTCGCCCGTTTTGGATGCGCGAAGTGACCATTTATTGTGAGTTTCCGGCGTCGTAAATCCTTCAAAACTACGCTCCACAATCATTCCCTGAACTTTTCCCTCCTGATTTTTAGCCCAAACTACAGCGATATCGCAAAGTGGGGCGTTGGTAATCCACATTTTTGCACCGTTTAATAAATAATGGTCGCCTTTGTCCTCAAAATGAGTTTCCATGGAACTTGGGTCAGAACCGTGATTGGGTTCGGTTAAACCGAAAGCTCCAATCATTTCACCTGAAGCCAACTTTGGCAAATATTTTTTCTTCTGTTCTTCGGAACCGAATTCATTGATGGGGAACATCACCAAAGAACTTTGTACAGAAGCAGCGGAACGAACCGCAGAATCGCCTCTTTCCAATTCCTGCATGATGATTCCGTAAGAGATTTGATCTAATCCTGAACCGCCATATTCTTCCGGAATGTATGGACCAAGTGCGCCAATTTTCCCCAATTCCTTCATCAAGTTGGGAATATCGGTGTGATTTTGCGCTGCCCCGTCAATTTTCGGCATTACAAAACTTTCTACCCAATCTCTCACCGATTGCCGGATTAGCTTGTGTTCATCAGTTAAAAGTTCATCCATTAAATAGTAATCCGGAATGCTTGTAAGCGGGTAGTATGACATAATTTTTTGATTTGCCTAAAATTAAGATTTTTCAGAAAGATGTGGAAATTTTTTAATGAGAATTCAGTCCATTATCCAAAAATTTGTAGAGATATGGGGCTTTGTTAGCTGAACCGTCGAAAAATTTCTCTAAGCGCTCCAAAGAATTCAGCGCCAATATTTTTCTTTGAAAGTTATTTCGGCGGAATTTCTCATCAAGAACGGTTTCATACACCGTTTGCAGTTCCTTCATCGTAAATTTTTCTGGCAAAAGATTACTTGCAACTATTTGAGTATCAATATTTCTGCGAATATGTTCCAATCCCTTTTCAATGATTCGGTCATGATCAAATGCCATTTTGGGCAGGTTTTTTACTTCAAACCAATCGCACGTTTCATTGAAGGCATCAGGAAAAGTATCAACGATAGTAAAATTTATTAAACTGCAGTAACCCACCGTAATAAAACGTTGAAAAATCCAGTGATCTTTGGGAACTTCGATGCCTTTATTCTTCAATAATATTTGGTGTACATTGTTTTCAGTTCGGTTAATCCTTCCAAACGCATGGAATTGGTCAAGGAAAATATCTTCAAGATGGGTCCTTTCGTATAACACTCTGGCTGCAGCTTCGCGCAAATCTTCGTCATTAAAAACGAATCCACCGGGAAGCGACCATAAATCGAGATCGTGATATTTCAAAAGCAAGACCTTCAAAATGCCATCATGAAAACCAAAAATAACGCAGTCCACGGAGATGTGTTCTACAAAGTCTTTGGTGTCGATAAGTTCCTGTAAATTCTGCTTATTTTTCGAGTCGTCTATTTTCATATAACACAAATTTAAAGATTATTTTCTTTTTTTGAGACATAAGATTGAAAATAAAGAAAACTTAATATTAAAAGAATGGTAACTGCCACCGAAATGAAGAGCGAATAATAGGTTCCGTACTTCCATTGGAATACATAGGACATCATCACCGAACCAAATGAACTTCCTAAAGAGGAGAAAATTACAATCAAGGAAGTGAAAACATTAATATCACTTTTATTTACATTGGCGATCATCTTGGAACTGATAACAGGATAAAGCGGCGCGATAAACAAACCGATTAAAGGAAAAATAAATAAGGATAGTGATAAGTTATTGGTGACTAAAATTTGTGAAAAAACAAGCATCATCAAGATCATTAAAACACAAAAAATAAAATTCCTTTCTAGTTGAAACCGCTGAATAATATTTGCCGTAACTATTCTGCCTACATAAGAAAACAACGCTAGAAATGCCGATGCCTGCAATGCAAAAAACGAATTAACGTTGAGATGTTGCCTGTAAAACGAGGGAAGCCACGAATTGAAATTCTGCTCAATGAAGACATATGTGAAACAAAATGCGCAAAGAATTGCCACTTCAAGCAATCGAGATTTTCTTTTGTCAACGACTTTCATGAATGAAAACGGACAAATGGTAAATGTCATTATGAACGAAAGCGACAACGACACCGATGCACACTCTATACAAACCGTTCTATTATAATTAAATTTTTACATGCAAAGAGAAGAGCATCCGGTTTTGGATGCTCTTTTTTTCTTTTAGTCAATCACTATTTTTTTTCATTCGCAGCTTTAGGTTCGGCGGTATTGCTAGAAACTTCAAACTTTTTTTCAAAATTTTTACAATCGGCGGCCTTCAAAACATGGCCACCTTCATATTTCAATTTTGAAGGATTTGCATAGGAATCTTTGTTGCCTTCCACTTTATGGTCGCCAATTCCCTCGATGAGGTTTCCACCTTTCTGTAAGAAGTAAATTTCACGGTCAGAAGTCATTCCTTCTGATTGGAATGTATAACTGAGTTTTAAAGTATCACCACTTTTGCTACCGATAACATCGCCAAACGAACTGTCTTTTTCAAAATTCTTGTAACGCAATTTTCCAGTAATGGTACCAAGATTGTCATCCAGGGAAATAAATACAGAATCTTTCCCGGTATTCGCCATGTAGCAGGTTTGAACAGTGGAGGATTCTACAGGTTCATTGGTTTCAGGAACTGTTACAGAATCGGGTGGAGTAGTAGAAGTGTTCACTGTTTCCGCAGATTTTTTCTCGCAACTTACTGCGAAAAGAACGATGAATGCTGATAAAATGAAATTTTTCATAGGAGAATTTAATATTTTTTTAGATGAATTTCTTGAAAATTATAAAAATAAGCTGAAATACTAAATTTGGCGCTTAAAATTAAGGAAAATTAGGATGACTTCAAATTTATACATTATGTTAAATTGTTATTTACAGATAACTTTGCTAGAGATGAAGCTTTTGGTGTAATCAATTTTCGAAGGATTGGCAAATGTGGTTGTAGAATCATTTAGTTTTAAAATTTCGCCAACGCCTTCATAAAGTTTGTTGTTTTTTTGTAAAAGATAAATA
Encoded proteins:
- a CDS encoding MFS transporter, with the translated sequence MKVVDKRKSRLLEVAILCAFCFTYVFIEQNFNSWLPSFYRQHLNVNSFFALQASAFLALFSYVGRIVTANIIQRFQLERNFIFCVLMILMMLVFSQILVTNNLSLSLFIFPLIGLFIAPLYPVISSKMIANVNKSDINVFTSLIVIFSSLGSSFGSVMMSYVFQWKYGTYYSLFISVAVTILLILSFLYFQSYVSKKENNL
- a CDS encoding glycoside hydrolase family 30 beta sandwich domain-containing protein, encoding MKTYVKQNAQRIATSSNRDFLLSTTFMNENGQMVNVIMNESDNDTDAHSIQTVLL